In the Candidatus Neomarinimicrobiota bacterium genome, one interval contains:
- a CDS encoding DUF177 domain-containing protein encodes MEILLSHISHEEKLFEFDERSAAIGLPEQFGRVTASIYIYALGQKYFARGTLEVDVRLTCDICLDEFERHFKEHFEVVVDSGPVPEVPDEEEVLYISPKTLSIDFSDFVRDQLLLALPIQKRCRPDCKGLCPVCGANLNRETCSHESSSPDPRWDKLRALKMKIENSEN; translated from the coding sequence ATGAGCGATCGGCAGCCATTGGACTCCCGGAACAGTTCGGACGGGTTACTGCATCCATCTACATCTATGCACTGGGTCAAAAATATTTTGCCCGGGGGACACTGGAGGTGGATGTCCGCCTGACCTGCGATATCTGTCTGGATGAATTCGAACGCCACTTTAAAGAGCATTTTGAAGTGGTGGTAGACAGTGGTCCGGTACCGGAAGTTCCCGATGAGGAGGAAGTCCTTTATATTTCCCCGAAAACACTGAGTATCGATTTCAGTGATTTTGTCCGCGATCAGCTTTTACTGGCTTTGCCGATACAGAAACGGTGCCGTCCTGATTGTAAGGGGCTATGTCCTGTATGCGGAGCTAACCTGAACAGGGAAACCTGTTCCCATGAATCAAGCAGTCCGGATCCCCGGTGGGACAAACTGAGAGCATTAAAAATGAAAATTGAAAATTCGGAGAATTAG